One part of the Nostoc sp. PCC 7120 = FACHB-418 genome encodes these proteins:
- a CDS encoding CHASE2 domain-containing protein, which produces MAKLVVLKFGDGSFEQGFTVTLQIGEESDRPSTEITGKLPPCPEILLYYSRWQSSYLQLGNGYRLDADKIQVTNVSVTQDCHELALIVRARFNTWLQAQEFRPLREKWLEKLQPTDEIRVILQSENSHLQRLPWHIWDLLERYPKAEIALSSPSYELIHKRRTSSPTVNILAIVGNSQGIDTQADQAMLQNCPNADVSFLVEPQRKELTDYLWGKSWDILFFAGHSSSQGDDGIGRIYLNQTDSLSIGELKYALKQAIERGLQLAIFNSCDGLGLAKELADLNIPQIIVMREPVPDQVAQEFLKYFLLSFANGESLYQAVRHARERLQGLEDRFPCATWLPVICQNPAQKPLTWEELTEPPTQPIFNDVPPVSKKRGLKRTIFSSLLVTAAVYGLRFLGALQTGELQAFDQMMRSRPDEGPDPRILIVTIDDEDLAHQRRNNEYLKGTSISEKSLNLLLARISQYQPKAIGLDIYRDFHAEQPELISRLRQTENLIGICKGSDTSENIKGIESPPEIPQERLGFSDFVHDDDGVVRRHLLFMSQETASLCSASYAFSSQLAFRYLSSLGIQPKFTSGEVIKNLKLGDTVLHRLSSRMGAYQNIDANGGQILLNYRAAKKIAEQVTLTQLLSSPINPNAIKDRIILIGVVARGDFPDYWATPYGHLLDEQMPGVMVQAHMVSQIISAVLDGRSLLRVWLPGLEIAWIGVWAGLGGFLAWQWRLLPHLALAVGISSSVLYLLCLSLLVWGFWVPFVPSALSLVSTVTVVTIQNSKFLKEEGG; this is translated from the coding sequence ATGGCAAAGTTAGTAGTACTAAAATTTGGAGATGGTAGTTTTGAGCAAGGGTTTACCGTAACTCTTCAGATTGGTGAAGAAAGCGATCGCCCATCGACGGAAATCACAGGTAAACTCCCACCATGTCCCGAAATCTTACTTTACTACTCTCGCTGGCAGTCCAGCTATCTACAGCTTGGTAATGGTTATCGTCTAGATGCTGACAAAATCCAAGTTACAAATGTGTCGGTAACTCAAGATTGTCATGAGTTAGCCTTAATTGTCCGCGCTCGCTTTAATACTTGGCTGCAAGCACAAGAGTTTCGACCCTTACGGGAAAAATGGCTGGAGAAATTACAGCCCACCGATGAAATCAGAGTAATTTTACAATCAGAAAATAGCCACTTACAAAGATTGCCTTGGCATATCTGGGATTTACTGGAACGCTATCCCAAGGCAGAAATTGCCCTCTCCTCACCCAGCTATGAGCTAATTCATAAACGCCGAACTTCCAGTCCAACTGTGAATATTTTGGCAATTGTCGGTAATAGTCAGGGAATTGATACCCAAGCAGACCAAGCAATGCTGCAAAATTGTCCCAATGCGGACGTTAGCTTTTTAGTAGAACCACAACGCAAAGAATTAACAGATTATCTGTGGGGAAAAAGCTGGGATATTTTATTTTTCGCGGGACACAGTTCTAGTCAGGGAGATGATGGAATTGGGCGAATCTACCTCAATCAAACTGATAGCCTCAGCATTGGTGAATTAAAATATGCCCTGAAACAAGCGATAGAAAGGGGTTTACAACTAGCAATTTTCAACTCTTGTGATGGATTGGGACTGGCAAAAGAACTAGCTGATTTAAACATTCCCCAGATTATCGTCATGCGCGAACCTGTTCCCGATCAGGTAGCCCAAGAGTTTTTGAAATATTTTCTCCTCAGCTTTGCTAATGGTGAATCTTTATACCAAGCAGTCCGGCACGCACGGGAGCGATTGCAAGGATTAGAAGATAGATTTCCCTGTGCAACTTGGCTACCAGTAATTTGTCAAAATCCTGCTCAAAAGCCACTCACTTGGGAGGAACTCACAGAACCACCAACCCAACCAATATTTAATGATGTCCCACCAGTCTCTAAAAAACGCGGATTAAAAAGGACTATATTTTCGAGTTTGCTAGTGACCGCCGCCGTTTATGGATTAAGGTTTTTGGGCGCTTTACAAACTGGAGAACTGCAAGCATTTGATCAGATGATGCGATCGCGTCCCGATGAAGGCCCCGATCCCCGGATATTAATCGTCACCATTGACGATGAAGATTTAGCTCATCAGCGCCGTAACAACGAGTACTTAAAAGGAACTTCGATATCAGAGAAATCACTGAATTTGCTCCTAGCAAGGATATCCCAGTATCAACCAAAAGCTATTGGCTTGGATATTTATCGTGATTTCCATGCCGAACAACCAGAGTTAATCTCTCGACTACGACAGACTGAGAATTTAATTGGTATATGCAAGGGCAGTGATACCAGCGAGAATATTAAAGGCATCGAATCACCACCAGAAATTCCCCAAGAACGCCTGGGATTTAGTGATTTTGTTCACGATGATGATGGTGTAGTACGGCGACATCTCCTGTTTATGAGTCAAGAAACAGCCTCGTTATGTTCTGCGTCCTATGCCTTCAGTTCTCAATTGGCATTTCGCTATCTATCATCCTTAGGCATTCAACCAAAATTCACCTCTGGAGAAGTCATCAAAAATTTAAAGTTGGGTGATACCGTACTGCATCGTCTTTCATCTCGCATGGGAGCCTATCAAAATATTGATGCCAATGGTGGTCAAATCTTACTAAACTATCGCGCTGCCAAGAAAATCGCCGAACAGGTGACACTTACCCAGCTTTTATCTAGTCCTATCAATCCCAACGCTATTAAAGACCGGATTATACTCATTGGTGTGGTAGCCAGAGGCGACTTCCCCGACTATTGGGCTACACCATACGGCCATCTTCTAGACGAGCAAATGCCCGGAGTGATGGTACAAGCTCACATGGTTAGCCAGATTATTAGTGCTGTTTTAGATGGACGGTCTTTGTTGAGGGTTTGGCTACCTGGGTTAGAAATAGCCTGGATTGGAGTTTGGGCTGGATTGGGAGGGTTTCTCGCTTGGCAATGGCGTTTGCTCCCTCATCTAGCATTAGCAGTTGGTATTAGTTCTAGTGTTTTGTATTTATTATGTCTGAGTCTGCTAGTTTGGGGCTTTTGGGTTCCCTTTGTCCCATCAGCTTTATCCCTAGTATCAACTGTTACCGTAGTTACAATTCAAAATTCCAAGTTTCTCAAGGAAGAGGGGGGATAG
- a CDS encoding DUF1822 family protein: protein MTNTTNQLDDFAITLPITQAARFAAQEFANRQPNSQKAEQVRLNTLAVSVVNDYLQMMEVPTNLIASDSWNPLMQLCGDVADLEVPSVGRLECRPVQMHEQVCSVPPETWDERVGYVIVQVDETNTEAKLLGFTKKVNQETLPLNQLQPIEALIDRLEQLKTSPVDALVNLSQWFVGQCEAGWQTVETLWNSLEAKPAYGFRSPVSTPDTAFNQAEAVTRRAKLIDLGIKIVDQPVMLIVEIAPEANGQTSVRLQLHSTGNQIHLPAGVKLTVIDTSGAVFLEAQARSADNYLQLQFRGEIQEQFSVQVALDDMSITESFVI from the coding sequence ATGACTAACACTACCAACCAGCTAGACGATTTCGCCATCACACTACCAATTACTCAAGCAGCTCGATTTGCTGCCCAGGAGTTCGCCAACAGACAGCCTAATTCCCAAAAAGCCGAGCAAGTTAGGCTCAATACTTTGGCTGTGTCAGTGGTAAATGATTATTTGCAAATGATGGAAGTTCCGACTAATTTGATCGCTAGTGACAGTTGGAACCCATTAATGCAGTTATGTGGAGATGTAGCTGATCTAGAAGTTCCCTCAGTTGGTCGTTTAGAGTGCCGTCCTGTTCAGATGCATGAGCAGGTATGTTCTGTTCCCCCAGAAACTTGGGACGAAAGAGTCGGTTATGTAATTGTACAGGTTGATGAAACCAATACAGAAGCTAAATTACTAGGTTTTACTAAAAAAGTTAATCAAGAAACATTACCTCTAAATCAACTACAACCTATAGAAGCATTGATCGATCGCCTAGAGCAACTGAAAACTTCTCCTGTGGATGCTTTGGTGAATTTGAGTCAGTGGTTTGTCGGGCAGTGTGAAGCTGGTTGGCAAACAGTAGAAACTTTGTGGAACTCGCTGGAAGCTAAACCGGCTTATGGCTTTCGTAGTCCTGTAAGCACTCCAGATACAGCTTTTAATCAAGCAGAAGCCGTTACCAGACGGGCAAAACTCATTGATTTGGGGATCAAAATAGTTGACCAACCAGTGATGTTGATTGTGGAAATTGCACCTGAAGCTAACGGACAAACTAGTGTCCGTCTGCAACTACACTCCACAGGTAATCAAATACATCTACCGGCAGGAGTAAAACTGACAGTAATAGACACCTCCGGCGCAGTATTTCTAGAAGCTCAAGCCAGGAGTGCTGACAACTACCTACAACTACAATTTCGTGGGGAAATTCAGGAACAGTTCAGCGTTCAGGTCGCATTAGATGATATGAGTATTACAGAGAGCTTTGTAATTTAA
- the rsmG gene encoding 16S rRNA (guanine(527)-N(7))-methyltransferase RsmG has translation MTNLLPEMAEIWQQTLNWQPTDSQQARFQQLYELILEGNRQLNLTRITEPQEFWEKHLWDSLRGVAPQQQLISSLQLGASVIDIGTGAGFPGVPVAIIASNSTITLVDSTRKKITFIDTILSELALTNAKTLVSRAEEIGQQPQHREQYDVALIRAVGTASPCAEYTLPLLKLGGLAVIYRGTWTEEETTSVENAAQQLGGTVELIDNFTTPLTNSVRHCLYLRKVAKTPANFPRAVGVPSQKPI, from the coding sequence ATGACGAACTTATTGCCAGAAATGGCTGAAATTTGGCAGCAAACTCTCAATTGGCAACCAACAGACTCTCAACAGGCGCGATTTCAGCAGCTTTATGAGTTAATTCTGGAAGGTAATCGCCAGTTAAACTTAACTCGCATCACTGAACCTCAAGAGTTTTGGGAAAAACATCTTTGGGATTCGCTGCGAGGAGTTGCACCACAGCAACAATTAATCTCTTCTCTTCAACTGGGTGCATCTGTTATTGATATTGGCACTGGTGCTGGGTTTCCTGGTGTTCCCGTGGCAATTATTGCCTCTAATTCTACAATTACGCTGGTGGATTCAACGCGCAAAAAGATTACTTTTATCGACACTATCTTGAGCGAACTAGCTCTAACTAATGCCAAAACTCTGGTTAGTAGGGCAGAAGAAATTGGTCAACAACCACAGCATCGAGAACAATATGATGTTGCTTTGATTCGTGCGGTCGGCACTGCTTCGCCTTGTGCAGAATATACTTTACCTTTACTAAAGTTAGGTGGTTTGGCTGTAATTTATCGTGGTACTTGGACTGAAGAAGAAACTACATCTGTGGAAAATGCAGCGCAGCAGTTAGGTGGCACAGTTGAATTAATAGACAACTTTACTACTCCCTTAACTAACAGCGTTCGCCACTGTCTTTACTTACGGAAAGTAGCTAAAACACCAGCTAATTTTCCCCGTGCTGTTGGTGTACCCAGTCAAAAGCCTATTTAG
- a CDS encoding peroxiredoxin — protein MPVKVGDSAPDFTLPAQNGSSVSLSDFRGKKAVVLYFYPKDDTPGCTAESCAFRDRYEVFQTAGAEIIGVSGDSNESHQKFASKYNLPFTLLSDKGDQVRKLYGATAAFGLFPGRVTYVIDQQGVVQYVFDSMFNFQGHVEEALKTLQQLASK, from the coding sequence ATGCCAGTTAAAGTTGGAGACTCTGCGCCTGATTTTACTTTACCTGCACAAAATGGCTCATCGGTGAGCCTGAGTGATTTTCGGGGTAAAAAGGCTGTGGTGCTGTACTTTTATCCTAAGGATGATACACCAGGATGTACAGCAGAATCTTGTGCTTTCCGCGATCGCTATGAAGTTTTTCAAACTGCTGGGGCGGAAATTATTGGTGTCAGTGGTGACTCTAACGAATCTCACCAAAAATTTGCTTCTAAATACAATTTACCTTTTACTTTGTTGAGCGACAAAGGCGACCAAGTACGCAAACTATACGGCGCAACAGCCGCTTTTGGTTTGTTTCCCGGTCGCGTTACTTACGTCATCGACCAACAGGGAGTAGTGCAGTACGTTTTTGATTCCATGTTCAACTTCCAAGGACACGTCGAGGAAGCGTTGAAAACTCTGCAACAGTTGGCGAGTAAATAG
- the hpf gene encoding ribosome hibernation-promoting factor, HPF/YfiA family, with the protein MKLVIHGKNIEITDAIREYVHQKIEKAVNHFQNITNEVDVHLSVARNPRINTRQAAEVTIYANGSVIRAEESSENLYASIDLVADKISRQLRKYKERKQDQKTQAQPTTETIVPETVVADLIGDRTPELPEEVVRTKYFSMPPMTVTEALEQLQLVGHDFYMFHNAETGEINVIYERNHGGYGVIQPRNNNGHTNGKNGKAHHVVMPEKSHSR; encoded by the coding sequence ATGAAGCTTGTCATCCACGGCAAAAATATAGAAATTACCGATGCGATTCGAGAATATGTGCATCAGAAAATTGAAAAGGCGGTTAATCACTTTCAGAACATCACCAATGAAGTGGATGTCCATTTAAGCGTGGCGCGCAATCCCCGGATTAATACCAGGCAAGCGGCTGAAGTCACCATCTATGCAAATGGTAGCGTCATCCGTGCGGAGGAAAGCAGCGAAAATTTATACGCAAGCATTGATCTAGTAGCAGACAAGATTTCCCGACAACTGCGTAAATATAAAGAAAGAAAACAAGATCAGAAAACTCAAGCTCAACCAACTACCGAAACCATCGTACCAGAAACAGTAGTTGCAGATTTAATCGGCGATCGCACTCCCGAACTCCCCGAAGAAGTCGTCCGCACCAAATATTTTTCCATGCCCCCCATGACCGTTACCGAAGCCTTAGAGCAGTTGCAACTAGTGGGGCATGACTTTTATATGTTCCATAACGCCGAAACAGGAGAAATCAACGTTATTTATGAACGCAACCACGGCGGCTATGGTGTGATTCAACCCCGAAATAATAACGGACATACCAACGGTAAAAATGGCAAAGCTCATCATGTCGTGATGCCGGAAAAGTCTCATAGTAGGTAA
- the lipB gene encoding lipoyl(octanoyl) transferase LipB, whose product MIRSNKPPENNCLLYNKGLMPYLAAHAWQRSLLRQRIDYPNLEDVLILLEHPPVYTLGQGSSLEFLKFDPNQSEFEIHRIERGGEVTYHCPGQLVGYPILNLHRHRQDLHWYLRQLEEVIIRVLAVYDLKGDRLPSLTGVWLEGRKVAAIGIKVSRWITMHGFALNVCPDMTGFSRIVPCGITDKPVGSLAQWIPGITCEEVRVHVVQAFAEVFGLELVDS is encoded by the coding sequence ATGATCCGTAGTAATAAACCCCCAGAGAACAATTGTTTGTTATATAACAAAGGATTAATGCCATATTTGGCAGCTCACGCATGGCAGCGATCGCTCTTGCGCCAACGCATCGATTACCCTAATCTAGAGGATGTACTGATATTACTGGAACATCCGCCAGTCTACACTTTGGGGCAAGGCAGTAGTCTAGAATTTCTCAAATTTGACCCTAATCAAAGTGAGTTTGAGATACATCGAATTGAACGGGGCGGAGAAGTTACTTACCACTGTCCAGGTCAATTAGTGGGGTATCCGATTTTAAATCTGCACCGCCATCGCCAAGATTTGCACTGGTACTTGCGACAATTAGAAGAAGTTATCATCCGTGTACTAGCAGTTTACGACTTAAAAGGCGATCGCCTGCCATCTTTGACTGGGGTTTGGTTAGAAGGGAGGAAAGTTGCAGCCATCGGCATTAAAGTTAGTCGTTGGATTACCATGCACGGTTTTGCTTTAAATGTCTGTCCTGATATGACAGGCTTTAGCCGAATAGTCCCTTGTGGCATTACTGATAAGCCTGTTGGCAGTTTAGCCCAATGGATACCAGGAATTACTTGTGAGGAAGTACGAGTTCATGTTGTCCAGGCTTTTGCAGAAGTGTTTGGTCTGGAATTAGTTGACAGTTGA